CCACCACGCGCTATTTCACCGGATTTGACCCGGTAACCGGTTCGCCGGTGTATGTTCCGGCGCGCACGGCGGATCGGAAAGTCCACCGGGCGATTTTGAAGCACTACGAGCCGGAAAGCTACGAACGGGTGCGGCGGGCCTTGATAGCAATCCGGCGCAAGGATTTAATCGGCAAAGGGCCGGATGCGCTCATCGACCATCCCTCCACTTCCTCCGCCGAAAGAGGCAAACCGCGCCGCAGCATAACACTGCGCAAGCCGCCGCAAAAACGGGACGATAACGACTTTCCGTTTCGGAAGCGGTGGTAAGAATTGTTTATCGGGCATTACGGGGTCGCGTTAGGGCTTAAAAAAGCGGACAAGGGGATTTCGCTCGGGCTGTTATTTCTGGCCGTCCAGTTTGTGGACATTCTCTGGACAGTTTTGGTGCTTTTAGGAATTGAAAAAGTTGAAATCTCCCCTGGCATAACCGCCGCCAATCCGCTCGATTTCGTCTATTATCCGTTTACCCACAGCTTGCTGATGTCCCTTATCTGGGCCGGCTTGGCCTATCTGCTCTTTCGGATTTTACCGGCAAAAACTGGTTGGCAAAAGAGCAAAGTAGCTTCGATAATAGCAATAGCAGTTCTTTCCCACTTTTTCTTGGACCTGCTCGTTCACCGGCCGGACTTGCCGCTGGCCTTTGGCACCAGTTCGCCCAAACTCGGGATAGGGTTGTGGAACTATCCGGCGGCGGCTTATCTGCTGGAATCCGCTATCTTTTTGGTGGGAGCTTGGATTTATCTCAAAACCACAAAACCAGCAAGCAAACTTGGAAAATACGGAATGCCGGTTTTCGCCTTGCTCCTGCTAATTTTCAATTTGCTTAATCTTTTCGGTCCGCCACCTCCCAAGGTGCAAATGGTGGCCGCATCCGGCTTCGTCATGTATTTCGTATTGGCGGGTGCGGCTTTTTGGCTGGATAAAAAGAGAAGCTGACAAAAAAGGGCGCCCCGGTCAAGGGGCGCCCTTTCGTTTTGCTTAAAAAATTAGAAGTAGTAGCGCAGGCCGATGCCGCCATTGGCGGACATATCGGTTTCCGGCACTAAGTCCAGAATTGGCGCCACCTCAAAGAACACGTCCAGCGGGGTGTCCTTGATAAAGTGGGAAAAACCGAGCGGCACGCGCGCGCCCACGCGGGCGTCGCTTTCAAACCGCGCCCGTCCGCCGATGCCGATGTAGAAATCGGTTCTCCGCACGGCTTCATCAGACGAACTCAACGGGGTATGCCACAGGTAATCGGCATGCATGTGCAGTTCATCCCCGCGGCCGGCAAACGACCAGGCGAAACCGGCGTCGAAAGCGTTCTTGCGGGAAATCCAGTGTTTGAAAGAAATACCGGTCGGCTCCCCAAGGATCATGCCGAGACCATTCGGGCGGCTCATCTGCGGCCCGGAATAAGGCCGGTTCTGTTGTATCTGGGCTGTGGCCAAAGCGGCAAATGCCACGAGCAAAATGAAAGAGAGGAATACCCTACGCATAACGACTCCTTTCTTTTTACCTTACTTGCCCCTTCAAAAGAATTATACACTCAAGCCAAAAGCCGGGGTCGATTAATTTTTCCGTTGTGTATCAATAACTTAACTGCGACACCACCTATTAGGGGAGCAGAAAGAGGAAAAACCTATGAGTTTTGACAGAGCTGGACGACCGTCGTTTCCAGCACCAGCTCCGGCTCGATTTTTTCAAAACGGGTCTGGCGTTCGGCGGAGGCGAGTTTCTCGATGGCTGCTAAAACTGAGTCCTTGGAAAGTGTTTTGGCTTGAGCCAAAACGGTTGGGTGCAAAAAGCCGTAAAACTTCCACTCCTGAACCGTACGCAGCGAAAAGTCCCCGGACAAAACCAAAGCCAGAAGCTTGGAGTAATGCTCGGTCAGCTGATAAAAGATGGTGCCAGGGGAGTTCCCCTCCTCGCGCAGGGATTTCAAAACCAGAAGAGCGCGGGCGGCATCCTTTTTGGCCAGGGCATCCGCCAAATCCCAGGGGAAAAAGCGGCGCTGGGAGGTTATTTCCTTTTCCAACTGCTCCTTGGGCGGCAGCTTGTCGTAGGCCAAAGCCAGTTTTTCGATTTCAGAAGATAGAAGCGACAGGTCGGTGCCCAATTTTTCAACCAGCATTTGGGCCACGTCCGGCGAAACGGCAAGTCCCCGCTCGGAGGCGTAGCCCATGAGCCAACCGGTGACCTGTTCCGGTTTGGAGAAGGGGGTGAATTTAAACAGGAGATTCCGTTCCGCAAACAATTTGGTAAAGTTGAGCCGACTGTCGGCCTCCTCCCCCCAGAAAAGCAGGTAATGCGGGCCGGAGTAGTTTTCCAAAACGCGCGTCAAGCTCTCCCTTACCGCTTGGCGGAGCTTGTCCGCTTCGAAAATCCAGAACAACTGAATTTCGCCGAAAAGGGAAAGCCCGGAAAGATAATTGGCCAGCTCTCCCCAGTCCAGCTCCGTGCCGAAAAGTTTTTTGATTTTCAGGTTTGGGTGTTTGGCTCGAAGCAATGTTTCCCAATGGCCCACCGCCCGGCGCATCCGGAATTCCTCCTCCCCAGTCAAATACAAAAACCAGAAGTCCGGTTTTTTGAGGCGCTTTTGGAGCTCCTCCGGGCCGGGAAGTTTTTGCTTGGTTTTGGGCGGCATCGGATGAAAAAAATGATATTTCCGGGAAAGCCGCAAGACAAAAAAACAAGGGCGACCCGCTGTGCTTGCGCCGCCCTTGCAAATTTAGTCCCGCCTTTCCGGCGGGACTGGTCCCCACTTGGGGGATTTCCCAATCGAGGAGGGGTTCGATATGGGAGCTTTTAAACCCTTCGCGCCTCCGCTTGCGCCGGGTTCTCATTTGTAGGTATCCAGGAAAGGGAATACTCAAATTTTCTTTTGTATAAAAGGGCCATATTGCGGTACGGTTCCAAGGTCTTTCCGCAAAGCATCTTTTTGTTCACCTGGTGCACCACGGTAAAGGAATCGCCGTAAATTTCCACCGTCCGGTGTTTGAAAAGCTGGGGGTTGATTTCCACGAATTCCAAAAGGGCCAACAAGGCGGCGTATTCGCATTCATCCTGATTCCCCTTGAATCGGGCGCGGAAGACGATCCCCGCGTCCGGGATGGTGAACGTGGCCAGGCCGCACCCCTCTGGGCGGCCTTCGCCTGTGATTCCGTAGAAGTATAGTTGCATCCTGCCTCGTCGTCCTTTCCCTTTCAAGCCCTTATTTAGCAACGGCTGTGCCTTTGTAAAACCCC
The Verrucomicrobiia bacterium genome window above contains:
- the holA gene encoding DNA polymerase III subunit delta; the encoded protein is MPPKTKQKLPGPEELQKRLKKPDFWFLYLTGEEEFRMRRAVGHWETLLRAKHPNLKIKKLFGTELDWGELANYLSGLSLFGEIQLFWIFEADKLRQAVRESLTRVLENYSGPHYLLFWGEEADSRLNFTKLFAERNLLFKFTPFSKPEQVTGWLMGYASERGLAVSPDVAQMLVEKLGTDLSLLSSEIEKLALAYDKLPPKEQLEKEITSQRRFFPWDLADALAKKDAARALLVLKSLREEGNSPGTIFYQLTEHYSKLLALVLSGDFSLRTVQEWKFYGFLHPTVLAQAKTLSKDSVLAAIEKLASAERQTRFEKIEPELVLETTVVQLCQNS